The genomic region CGATAATACCGCTCATGTACCCATGAATATCATGACGGTGAAAATAACGGGTAACGGGACATCCAGTTCATCCGGATCGTTATCGCTTCCCCTTCTCAACACCTTGCCAAACTCCTCGTGGGTGGTCCATGGCGGGGTTACGAATACAACGGACGCTTCCGGCCTGACCGTTTACAATTTTGACGGAACCAGCGGATACCTGAGTGCTACAGCCAACCCAGCACTGAGTTTTACCGGAAACCTCTCATTATCCCTCTGGATGAATCCAACCTCAACAGGTTCCTCAGGCAGTTCATCCAACTGGCACACGATAATTGGAAAAGGGCAGCTCAACTCAGATAATAGTGAATATGATAATTATCAGCTTATGCAGCTTGGCGATAAATTGCTCTTTGAATGGAATGATGCCACTACGGGAGCACATTATCAGGCAACAACCACATCGGCCCTTACAGCAGGTTCGATGCAGTACGTGACCGCCACCGTGGACGCAGGTGTCCTGACAATCAGTGTCAATGGAGTCCCATTGGGTTTAACCTACAATACCGGCAATGTTCCCGGGGGAGGTACTGTTATTTCCGCTCCCGTAATAACCCTGCAGAACAATGGCAACGATCTTCTCACGGGAAAACAGAATGCGGCAACATCTACGAATTACTTCTATTACAGCGGAGATATGAGTGAGGTGGCATTGTACAACCGGGCACTGACCTCCGATGAGATTGCACACAACGTGAATTATAAACAAATCTGATTTTTTTTATTCGCGGAAGAGAACGGTGCAAAAAGAGATCAGGGTTTTTGTTCTTCATATTTTTCAGAATAAACAAGGGTTTTGAACAGTTTTTTCTTGGCAATCGGGATCTCTGCCGGATAACCGGCAGCTACCAGGGAGACAAGGGTATATTTCGCAGGAACCTCAAGGAGTTCTCGTATCGGTTCTGCATAGGGTTTCTTCTCCCCGGCAACCCAGCAGGAACAGACACCGTATGCCTGGAGCGCGAGGATCAGGTTTTCCGTTGCTGCACAACAGTCTTCAAGATAATAGGTCTCCTGCTTCTCGCCAAAAACAGCGAAACATGCCTGGGAATCTGCAATGAACTTTCCGTTCGGGGCCAGATCTGCAATTTTTCCAAGAGTCTCCTTCTGTTTTACAACGACAAACAGGTAGGGCTGATGGTTCATTGCACTCGGGGCCAAAAGAGCGCACTCCAGCGCATCCTGGATCACGTTCTCCCCGATAGGATCGGTTTTGAACTTGCGCACGCTGTGCCGGGATTTTATTATCGTTGCTACTATGTTCATACACCGGAATGGGTAATGAGGGGAGATAAAAATTGGGTATCGATATCTTTCCCTATCGTTTGCAGTAGACTGCTATACCGATGAGGAGAGAGATGCCGGCAAGGACCGGCCCAAACCCGGGCGTTTTTGTCGGGGACGGGGATGCGGGGATCGTGGTAACAGGTGCTGACGGTTCAGCCGTCACCGGAACCGTTGCAGGTACTGTAGTGGGCAGAGTGGTGATTGTTTTCGGGGGCTGTGTTGTTGGCAGAACCGTTGTTGCAAGGGTGGCGGGTTTTGTCGTGACTATTGTCGCTACGGTTGTTGTTGCCGTGGCAGTCTGTGTCTTTGCCCCGATCAGGGGATTGTTATCCTGGTCGAGAAGACTGATCTTCGCAGAAACCGTCTTCCCGGTCTGTTCATAATTATCCTTCATCTTGTTCGTGTTGCATTCAGCCCAGATGGTGTAGGAACCGGGGGGATAGGTTCCACGGTTTCCGGTATCCCAGATGGGGGCATCCTTGTAATACATCGGGGTTGTTGTCAGGGGGATGTCAACTATTGAGACGGTTGACCCTGAGGGATCCACAAGAGCAGTAAACACCCCGCCACCGGGGGGCTGGACTTTGATCGTAACCAGTGCAGGGGAGTTGCGCTGCGATGCAATCTGGGCCAGGTTCGATTCCAGCCGGAAACGGATAGCATCCCCGGTGGGGACCCATTTGTCGGTGACATCGATACTGACTGTGGTATCCTCAATTCTGAGGTTCAGGTTGGGATCCGCAACAATGAAGGCAGGTCCGTCCGCTTTTCCCGTACTGTCAATCCGGTTCCAGGTTCCAAGATACCCCGAGAAATCCGACGGGTTGACGGAAAAAGAAGTCAGCTGCGAG from uncultured Methanoregula sp. harbors:
- a CDS encoding DUF3821 domain-containing protein, whose product is MQTLPGRFWCLLLMGILVIVGFTQGAVNTINSGNTVFLGEQGLDISAAMGADTRIGWWASGADVTGSSPTKTMDVSSQLTSFSVNPSDFSGYLGTWNRIDSTGKADGPAFIVADPNLNLRIEDTTVSIDVTDKWVPTGDAIRFRLESNLAQIASQRNSPALVTIKVQPPGGGVFTALVDPSGSTVSIVDIPLTTTPMYYKDAPIWDTGNRGTYPPGSYTIWAECNTNKMKDNYEQTGKTVSAKISLLDQDNNPLIGAKTQTATATTTVATIVTTKPATLATTVLPTTQPPKTITTLPTTVPATVPVTAEPSAPVTTIPASPSPTKTPGFGPVLAGISLLIGIAVYCKR
- a CDS encoding LamG domain-containing protein, which encodes MRNRQINSNGISEIVTVILVIALVIGLAVIVYGMIFGSLSLTKSSLVAASAGTANVPLDSSSSMQIMRVLPMAGEAYYLKGQSSIPTSSATTPLAIASFDIIDPNGQVSTVTNGYLTTNANKLGSSLYIYKDQSNNYRLTDSLASISYAPAQIKPFALGDYKITMIDNTAHVPMNIMTVKITGNGTSSSSGSLSLPLLNTLPNSSWVVHGGVTNTTDASGLTVYNFDGTSGYLSATANPALSFTGNLSLSLWMNPTSTGSSGSSSNWHTIIGKGQLNSDNSEYDNYQLMQLGDKLLFEWNDATTGAHYQATTTSALTAGSMQYVTATVDAGVLTISVNGVPLGLTYNTGNVPGGGTVISAPVITLQNNGNDLLTGKQNAATSTNYFYYSGDMSEVALYNRALTSDEIAHNVNYKQI
- a CDS encoding nitroreductase family protein, encoding MNIVATIIKSRHSVRKFKTDPIGENVIQDALECALLAPSAMNHQPYLFVVVKQKETLGKIADLAPNGKFIADSQACFAVFGEKQETYYLEDCCAATENLILALQAYGVCSCWVAGEKKPYAEPIRELLEVPAKYTLVSLVAAGYPAEIPIAKKKLFKTLVYSEKYEEQKP